In one Diabrotica virgifera virgifera chromosome 5, PGI_DIABVI_V3a genomic region, the following are encoded:
- the LOC126885602 gene encoding uncharacterized protein LOC126885602: MKKIAFGLVIIIKVIVSENCTENLSCKKLEEKYQHNHNNKLSPRTLADYFSRVASHQDSSSAIEQISSCTVKNISEFWPIETKRLIVHATENGFDIRLALIPEHSNIPGNEEADTLANIGRNLNIPMAMPLDVQDIYTDIKSKVYDDFRNKWNNLISIKDYQYRKVQPTFPKNKWFAIRPFIDRRHITTIIRLRTGHCLTKENLHRMNLTDNPYCECGSRENLNHSHIF; the protein is encoded by the exons ATGAAGAAAATAGCCTTCGGCTTAGTAATAATAATTAAGGTAATAGTCTCGGAGAATTGTACGGAAAATTTAAGTTGTAAAAAACTTGAAGAAAAATATCAACATAACCACAACAACAAACTATCGCCGCGAACGCTAGCAGATTATTTTTCCCGTGTTGCCAGCCATCAA gaTTCCAGCAGTGCAATTGAACAAATCAGCAGTTGTACAGTCAAAAATATATCAGAGTTTTGGCCTATTGAAACAAAAAGACTTATAGTTCATGCAACTGAAAATGGCTTTGACATCAGATTAGCATTGATACCAGAACATTCAAATATCCCGGGTAACGAAGAAGCTGACACTCTAGCTAATATAGGAAGAAATTTGAACATACCAATGGCCATGCCCCTCGATGTCCAAGACATATATACTGACATTAAATCTAAAGTGTATGATGATTTCAGAAATAAATGGAACAACCTAATCAGTATCAAAGACTATCAATACCGAAAAGTACAACCTACCTTTCCTAAAAATAAATGGTTTGCCATTCGTCCATTCATAGATCGAAGACACATCACTACAATTATTAGATTACGTACAGGGCACTGTCTAACAAAAGAAAACTTGCATAGGATGAACCTGACAGACAATCCCTATTGCGAATGTGGGTCCAGAGAAAATCTTAATCActcacatattttttga